ATGGGGTTCCGGATTTTATATCAATCCGTCCCCGCCGGAAGAAGCCGCCAAATTCTTAAGAGAGGTCTCACTTGAGGAGGAAACATGAAGGTCCTTTTTGCCACCTCCGAAATCAGTCCCTTTTCCAGGGCCGGGGGTTTGGCTGAGGTCTCCCATGCCTTGCCGCTCGCTTTGGCCCGGTCGGGACATGAGGTATTCGTAGCCACACCCAGGTACCGTCAAGCCAGGTCCGTTAAACCCCCATTAAAACCCCTGGACACCATCTTGGAGGTTCCTATCTCCTGGATGAAAAAGCCGGCCCAGGTTTATCAGGCCGGACTTGAAGACCTGGTAACGGTTTATCTGATCGGCCGGGACGATCTTTATGACCGGGATGGACTCTATGGGAACGAATATGGGGATTACCAGGACAATGCCGAGCGTTTTATTTTCTTCTCCCGGGCCGTTTTGGAATTATGCCTGGCGTTAAATCTCAAAC
This DNA window, taken from Deltaproteobacteria bacterium, encodes the following:
- a CDS encoding glycogen/starch synthase translates to MKVLFATSEISPFSRAGGLAEVSHALPLALARSGHEVFVATPRYRQARSVKPPLKPLDTILEVPISWMKKPAQVYQAGLEDLVTVYLIGRDDLYDRDGLYGNEYGDYQDNAERFIFFSRAVLELCLALNLK